ATTATGGACCACCGGGGAAAGGGCCGCGCCTGAAAACCGGCATGACACTGGCAATTGAGCCAATGGTCAACGTCGGGAAACGCTATGTTCGCACACTATCCGACAATTGGACGGTAGTGACGGTGGACGGTAGCATGTGCGCCCACTTTGAGCACACCATCGCCATCACAGACGACGGCTACGAGATCTTAACGGTCGATGCAGAGTGAGCTGTGCGCGTTATTGGTGTCACCTTTCTATAAGCCAGTATCCACTCGTGTTTGTGACCGATGATCTCTCAATGGCTCTTGTAGAAAGCCCCTAGCGCTACAAATCGTCTGGGCTCCCAATCAACTTTATAGAGAAAGGGGTATAATTGATGGCGAAACAAGATGTAATCGAAGTGGAAGGTACGGTTATCGAGCCGCTTCCAAACGCGATGTTTAAGGTGGAGTTAGAAAACGGCCACACGGTCCTCGCGCACGTCTCAGGAAAAATTCGGATGCACTTCATTCGGATCTTGCCAGGAGATAAAGTAACGGTTGAGTTGTCACCATACGACTTGACTCGCGGACGGATCACATACCGTTTCGAATAAAAACTCCGATTTTTTCAGGAGGAGGTATTCACAATGAAAGTAAGACCTTCGGTTAAACCGATCTGTGAAAAATGTAAAGTTATCCGCCGTAAAGGCAAAGTAATGGT
This region of Exiguobacterium acetylicum DSM 20416 genomic DNA includes:
- the rpmJ gene encoding 50S ribosomal protein L36, with protein sequence MKVRPSVKPICEKCKVIRRKGKVMVICENPKHKQKQG
- the infA gene encoding translation initiation factor IF-1 → MAKQDVIEVEGTVIEPLPNAMFKVELENGHTVLAHVSGKIRMHFIRILPGDKVTVELSPYDLTRGRITYRFE